Proteins encoded in a region of the Paenibacillus sp. E222 genome:
- a CDS encoding response regulator yields MYSIFLVDDEELGLEMMRDYIRWEEMGIYIMGTASNGREALEKIEATQPDIVLTDVQMPIMNGIDLARKIHESYDSIQVMFLTGHDEFQYVKSAINVGAVGYMLKPLDLNEIESVISKVKQRCDEVAMKNRSMEAAKANILKELSYEKNEDRAIDLACSFSRLCRQSETTRYAMALFSIDPKEAEEEQQSLEECTARLVSFLDHFFKAKNLKAIFVDYKEGETGVFMEAAQQPGHYAWEDLAEAIRSALDFTVTAAVGGQETELSNIHCLYEQTRTILNERFYEGTGTIIHAETLSNQFYTEHMPPFEQKEWFEAINRLDFEWAAQKLHGYIEGLATLRVKKKIICDWSIDLVNELLEQLHKPVPKRAELYHSIYNALTLHEIEDLILGTAEDAVSMLGERFMDKNAKLIHKVRTLIDQNYNQPITINSLSDQVYLSPNYLRSIFKDKTGMTIHDYLTRIRLDKARELLADGSLKIHDIAQNVGYESTSYFISLFLKTQGVTPNEYRKSI; encoded by the coding sequence GCATCTATATCATGGGAACGGCGAGTAACGGCAGGGAGGCCTTGGAGAAGATCGAGGCCACCCAGCCTGATATCGTTCTTACCGATGTTCAGATGCCGATAATGAACGGTATTGATCTGGCGAGAAAGATACATGAGAGCTACGACTCGATCCAGGTGATGTTTCTGACCGGGCACGATGAATTTCAATATGTAAAATCGGCTATCAACGTAGGGGCCGTGGGATATATGCTAAAACCTTTGGATTTAAACGAAATTGAAAGCGTTATCAGTAAAGTTAAACAGCGTTGTGACGAAGTTGCAATGAAGAACCGTTCCATGGAGGCGGCCAAAGCCAATATCCTGAAGGAGTTATCTTACGAAAAAAATGAGGATCGTGCTATTGATCTCGCTTGTAGTTTCAGCCGTCTATGCCGACAATCGGAGACCACACGATATGCAATGGCCTTGTTCAGTATCGATCCCAAGGAGGCTGAAGAGGAACAGCAAAGTCTGGAGGAATGTACGGCTCGGCTGGTGTCTTTTCTCGATCATTTCTTCAAAGCGAAGAATCTGAAAGCGATCTTTGTGGATTACAAGGAAGGAGAGACCGGTGTATTTATGGAAGCGGCCCAGCAGCCGGGACATTATGCGTGGGAAGACTTGGCTGAGGCTATTCGTAGTGCCCTGGATTTTACGGTAACGGCTGCTGTAGGCGGACAAGAGACCGAGTTATCCAACATTCACTGTTTGTACGAACAGACGCGAACCATCTTGAACGAGCGTTTCTATGAAGGTACAGGCACGATTATTCATGCCGAGACACTTTCGAACCAGTTTTATACGGAGCATATGCCCCCTTTTGAACAAAAGGAATGGTTTGAGGCTATTAATCGACTGGATTTTGAATGGGCCGCACAGAAGCTGCACGGGTATATTGAGGGATTGGCAACACTGCGAGTCAAGAAGAAAATCATCTGCGACTGGTCGATAGATCTCGTTAATGAGCTGCTGGAGCAGCTTCATAAACCTGTTCCGAAGCGGGCTGAGCTATATCATTCCATCTATAATGCACTGACTCTGCATGAGATCGAGGATCTGATTCTCGGTACTGCGGAAGATGCGGTGAGTATGCTGGGTGAGCGGTTTATGGACAAAAATGCAAAATTGATTCACAAGGTCCGCACCCTCATCGATCAGAATTACAATCAGCCGATTACCATTAACAGCCTGTCTGATCAGGTCTATTTGTCACCGAACTATTTGAGATCCATATTTAAGGACAAAACAGGAATGACCATTCACGATTATCTGACACGCATCAGACTGGATAAAGCCAGGGAACTGCTGGCAGATGGCTCGCTCAAGATTCACGATATCGCGCAGAACGTGGGCTATGAAAGTACATCTTATTTTATATCTCTTTTCCTGAAGACACAGGGCGTAACACCCAACGAATACAGGAAAAGTATATGA